In the Syntrophorhabdaceae bacterium genome, one interval contains:
- the lepA gene encoding translation elongation factor 4, which produces MKHIRNFSIIAHIDHGKSTLADRLIQYTHLIDDRQFRDQILDNMDIERERGITIKSQTVDLPYVADDGEPYELNLIDTPGHVDFSYEVSRALASCEGVLLLIDAAQGVEAQTLGNLYAALEHNLVIIPVINKIDLPVADIERVKHEIDHELGLDPESAILCSAKEGTGIEDIFKAVIERIPPPSGDSSKPLTALIFDAHYDPFRGTIVSCRIFDGTVRHGDIIRLMSNGTTYKVEEVGVFRLAREPQKELTAGMVGYLIAGIKTVSDTRIGDTITLDTHPAAHPLPGFVEVKPVVFSSIYPIASDDYPSLVDALEKYKLNDAALVYEKDSSAALGQGFRCGFLGLLHLEIVQERLEREFDQSIIMTAPSVQYRFYLNEGAMVEVDNPLYYPDPAKIRKSEEPYIRASILVPERYVGAVIKLCMDRRGVNSHLNYPTPGRVEITFDMPLAEVIFDFYDRLKSITQGYGSFDYEIIDYRESDLVKLDILVNGEKVDALSILVHRDNARERAVRVCERLKDEIPRQQFKIAIQGAIGGKIIARSTISAYRKDVTAKCYGGDVTRKRKLLEKQKKGKKRMRMVGDVEIPQSAFLAALKTDDE; this is translated from the coding sequence ATGAAACATATTAGAAATTTCAGCATCATCGCGCACATAGACCACGGCAAGTCAACGCTCGCGGACCGTCTCATCCAGTACACGCACTTGATCGATGACCGGCAGTTTCGGGACCAGATCCTGGATAACATGGACATCGAGCGCGAGCGGGGCATCACCATAAAGAGTCAGACCGTTGATCTCCCTTATGTGGCTGACGACGGGGAGCCCTACGAATTGAATCTCATCGACACCCCGGGCCATGTGGATTTTTCGTACGAGGTGTCGCGGGCACTTGCTTCCTGCGAGGGAGTGCTTTTGCTCATCGATGCGGCCCAGGGCGTCGAAGCGCAAACGCTTGGAAATCTCTATGCCGCATTGGAGCACAATCTCGTCATCATTCCTGTTATCAATAAAATAGACCTTCCGGTTGCCGATATTGAGCGGGTGAAGCACGAGATAGACCACGAGCTCGGGCTCGACCCAGAATCGGCAATCCTCTGCTCGGCAAAAGAGGGCACCGGCATCGAAGACATCTTCAAGGCGGTCATTGAGAGAATCCCTCCGCCGAGCGGCGATTCGTCAAAACCGCTCACAGCGCTCATTTTTGACGCCCACTATGATCCATTCCGGGGTACGATCGTAAGCTGTCGCATCTTCGACGGTACGGTGAGACACGGGGATATCATCCGGCTTATGTCCAACGGCACTACATATAAGGTAGAAGAGGTGGGGGTCTTTCGGCTTGCCCGGGAGCCCCAGAAGGAGCTCACAGCCGGCATGGTGGGCTACCTGATCGCAGGGATTAAAACGGTAAGCGACACGCGTATCGGCGACACCATAACCCTGGATACACACCCGGCAGCTCATCCCCTACCAGGTTTTGTCGAGGTAAAACCCGTTGTGTTTTCTTCGATCTATCCCATCGCCTCCGATGATTATCCCTCGCTGGTGGATGCCCTGGAGAAATACAAATTGAACGATGCGGCGCTTGTCTACGAGAAGGATTCCTCCGCAGCCTTAGGCCAGGGCTTCCGGTGCGGCTTTCTGGGGCTTCTTCATCTCGAGATCGTTCAGGAACGGCTTGAAAGGGAATTCGATCAGTCCATCATCATGACGGCACCGTCCGTCCAGTACCGCTTCTACTTGAACGAGGGTGCCATGGTAGAGGTCGATAATCCGCTTTACTATCCCGACCCGGCCAAGATACGAAAATCGGAAGAACCGTACATACGCGCGAGTATCCTTGTGCCAGAGCGCTATGTGGGCGCGGTCATTAAGCTCTGTATGGACCGCAGAGGCGTGAACTCACACCTCAACTACCCCACGCCCGGCAGGGTTGAGATAACTTTCGACATGCCGCTCGCCGAGGTGATATTCGATTTTTATGACAGGCTGAAGAGCATCACCCAGGGTTACGGTTCCTTTGACTATGAAATCATCGATTATCGCGAGAGCGACCTCGTAAAACTCGACATACTGGTGAACGGGGAAAAGGTCGATGCACTCTCGATCCTGGTTCATCGTGATAATGCCAGGGAACGGGCGGTCCGGGTCTGCGAAAGATTGAAGGACGAAATACCGAGACAGCAATTCAAGATCGCGATCCAGGGCGCTATCGGCGGTAAGATCATTGCACGGTCCACCATCTCAGCCTACAGAAAAGATGTGACCGCCAAATGTTATGGCGGTGATGTGACGAGAAAGAGGAAGCTTTTGGAGAAACAAAAGAAAGGCAAGAAACGGATGCGTATGGTAGGCGATGTGGAGATACCTCAAAGCGCCTTTCTGGCGGCCTTAAAGACGGACGATGAATAG
- the hemW gene encoding radical SAM family heme chaperone HemW gives MNSGEEPGLYVHVPFCKTKCAYCDFYSIADASAHRAFVKAVSAEALSYREMFGRFDSLYFGGGTPSVMTEKDFTDLVNDIRSTFNFAPDTECTVEMNPDDVTKKKLKLYKDLGINRVSLGLQSLNDRELVFLKRRHTAEGARRAIDLVHGAGFVNWSIDLIYGLPGQTESDWMATLNEAASRGPAHISCYELTLHHETPLGRLAAKGGLNLPSAKKQERLFLATSQFLRDKGFDHYEVSNFARGKAYRSRHNLKYWRHAFYLGLGPAAHSFSNGTRWWNCASVNEYCTALSERRRPVEGSETLSSEQLELERLFLGFRNLEGVEIRGALDNHQSSRVIEDLIARNLVTRDADRIVPTVKGYLLADRLPLLIPA, from the coding sequence ATGAATAGCGGGGAAGAGCCGGGACTCTATGTGCACGTACCCTTCTGCAAGACCAAGTGTGCATATTGTGATTTCTACTCCATTGCCGACGCCTCGGCTCACCGGGCATTCGTCAAGGCAGTGAGCGCTGAGGCGCTCTCATATAGAGAAATGTTCGGTCGTTTCGACTCGCTCTATTTTGGAGGGGGTACACCCTCGGTCATGACCGAAAAGGACTTCACAGACCTGGTAAACGACATCAGATCAACGTTTAACTTTGCCCCCGATACAGAGTGCACCGTAGAGATGAACCCTGATGATGTAACCAAAAAGAAGCTCAAACTCTATAAGGACCTCGGGATAAACCGGGTGAGCCTTGGCTTGCAATCGCTCAACGACAGGGAACTTGTCTTCCTCAAGAGAAGACATACGGCGGAAGGCGCGCGAAGGGCGATCGATCTCGTTCACGGCGCAGGATTTGTCAATTGGAGCATTGACCTCATCTATGGGCTGCCCGGCCAGACCGAGTCGGACTGGATGGCGACCCTCAACGAGGCAGCCTCACGCGGACCGGCTCATATTTCCTGCTATGAGCTCACCCTTCATCACGAAACGCCGCTCGGACGATTGGCGGCCAAAGGAGGCCTCAACTTGCCCTCTGCAAAAAAACAGGAGAGGCTCTTTTTGGCCACCTCTCAGTTTCTGCGCGACAAGGGATTCGACCATTATGAGGTGTCCAATTTCGCGCGGGGCAAGGCGTATCGTTCCCGCCACAATCTTAAGTACTGGCGTCACGCTTTTTACCTGGGGCTCGGGCCCGCCGCCCATTCCTTCTCCAATGGCACAAGGTGGTGGAACTGCGCTTCCGTTAATGAGTATTGCACGGCGCTCAGCGAGCGCAGAAGGCCGGTGGAGGGAAGCGAGACCCTTTCTTCGGAACAGCTCGAGCTGGAGAGGCTCTTTCTCGGTTTCCGTAATCTCGAGGGGGTTGAGATAAGAGGGGCGCTCGATAATCATCAATCTTCCCGGGTCATCGAGGATTTGATTGCGCGAAACCTCGTGACTAGAGATGCCGACAGAATCGTACCTACCGTAAAAGGATATCTCCTCGCGGATAGGCTTCCGCTTCTTATCCCCGCATAA
- a CDS encoding DUF5661 family protein yields MKLPEYITKQEVSKICKTLKIRDWTKLKQAKVLPKEARTILREMSAARMGIDPEEFRKGLEVELEHGVRFKDANVTNNHPIITGMIVLAHLKESLDYYKLLDVAELEGDLLKAVAAGNVAKIRKEYKKLAQARITLAKAEAAQVR; encoded by the coding sequence ATGAAGTTACCGGAATACATTACTAAGCAAGAAGTGAGTAAGATTTGCAAGACTTTGAAGATCAGGGATTGGACAAAGCTGAAACAGGCGAAGGTGCTGCCGAAAGAAGCAAGGACGATCCTCCGCGAGATGAGCGCTGCCAGAATGGGTATCGACCCCGAAGAGTTTCGCAAAGGCCTGGAGGTGGAGTTGGAACACGGCGTCAGGTTCAAAGACGCCAACGTGACCAACAACCATCCCATCATAACCGGGATGATTGTGCTGGCGCACCTTAAGGAGTCCCTCGATTACTACAAGCTCCTTGACGTGGCCGAGCTCGAGGGAGATCTCTTGAAGGCCGTAGCCGCGGGCAACGTCGCAAAGATCAGGAAGGAATACAAGAAGCTCGCCCAGGCCAGGATTACGCTCGCGAAGGCCGAGGCCGCTCAGGTCAGATAG
- a CDS encoding heavy metal translocating P-type ATPase, which yields MSEKIELPITGMSCAACSARIERELNKMDEIKEAHVNFPLKKAVIVPRGDIELKKVISLIRDIGYDVDVEADVTVRAQKEERELKKSFIGAVCLCVPILILSLWAALPYNNSVLLLLAIPVQFYFGMRFHRAAYLGLKHMSADMNTLISVGTSAAFFYSVVVTFFPSTISSAGVMPMTYFDSSATIITLILLGRYFESKAKTRTYTAIKMLYELSPKECAVIKDGREVRVPTDTLEVGDLVLVKPGERLPIDGAVVQGSTYVDESMITGESIPVSKGMGDEVIGGTINGKGSITVRTTRIGKDTVLAKVIRLVEEAQFTKAPVQRLADKVAGVFVPIVIIVSIFAFLAWFFLGPEPRITNALLSFVSVLIIACPCALGLATPTAIMVATGVGAKRGILIKTAEALELTNRTRYVLFDKTGTLTEGTVILSDVMPLGGASEKDLLEVAFNLERQSEHPFSDALRKKAEELRFMPVPVEDFRAIVGKGVSGKIGDARYVIGNRSLYEERGGTLDQAVAEQYEARAKAGASPVLVWGDEGILGILAFSDKVRDESREVVSSLKAMGIEAVMITGDSMEGAQSISEKVGIKRYFSRVLPEKKAEIVEDFRKNGVTVMVGDGINDAPSLAAADVGVAMGRGTDIAIESADIVLMKGQLSRLLSLVRLSRKTLLVIKQNLFWAFIYNVLGIPIAFGVLYPFFHIRFEPIFGAFAMVVSSISVVSNSLKLKLFKD from the coding sequence ATGTCGGAAAAGATTGAGCTTCCCATCACCGGCATGAGCTGTGCCGCATGCTCTGCCCGCATTGAAAGGGAGCTCAACAAGATGGATGAGATTAAAGAAGCCCACGTAAATTTTCCCCTCAAGAAAGCGGTCATTGTGCCGCGGGGCGATATTGAGCTGAAAAAGGTTATTTCGCTCATTCGCGATATCGGATACGACGTTGACGTGGAAGCCGATGTAACGGTGAGGGCGCAGAAGGAAGAGAGGGAATTGAAGAAATCCTTTATCGGGGCTGTCTGCCTCTGCGTGCCAATTTTAATTTTGTCCCTGTGGGCGGCGCTTCCGTATAACAATAGTGTTTTGCTCCTGCTCGCGATTCCCGTTCAGTTTTATTTCGGTATGCGGTTCCATCGGGCGGCTTATCTCGGTCTTAAACACATGAGCGCCGACATGAACACGCTCATATCCGTGGGTACCTCGGCGGCCTTCTTCTACAGCGTTGTCGTCACATTCTTCCCATCAACGATCAGCTCTGCCGGTGTTATGCCCATGACCTATTTTGATTCGAGTGCCACGATCATTACACTTATCCTTCTCGGCCGCTACTTCGAATCAAAGGCAAAAACACGCACCTATACAGCCATCAAGATGCTCTACGAACTCTCGCCCAAAGAATGCGCCGTGATAAAAGACGGCCGGGAGGTGCGAGTGCCTACGGATACGCTGGAGGTGGGTGATCTCGTGCTCGTGAAACCGGGCGAAAGACTGCCCATTGATGGCGCGGTCGTGCAGGGTAGCACCTACGTGGATGAATCCATGATTACAGGGGAAAGCATCCCGGTATCAAAGGGCATGGGTGATGAGGTAATCGGCGGTACCATAAACGGCAAAGGTTCCATAACGGTGAGGACTACGCGTATCGGCAAAGATACAGTCCTTGCAAAGGTGATTCGTCTCGTCGAAGAAGCGCAGTTCACAAAAGCGCCTGTTCAGAGGCTTGCCGATAAAGTCGCCGGGGTCTTTGTGCCCATAGTCATCATCGTGAGTATTTTCGCGTTTTTGGCCTGGTTCTTTTTGGGTCCTGAACCCAGGATCACGAATGCGCTGCTCTCCTTCGTGAGCGTGCTTATCATCGCCTGTCCCTGTGCGCTCGGTCTCGCCACACCCACCGCTATTATGGTAGCGACCGGTGTGGGCGCCAAAAGAGGAATCCTTATTAAGACCGCCGAGGCCCTGGAACTGACGAACAGAACAAGATACGTTCTCTTCGACAAAACTGGTACGTTGACCGAGGGCACGGTGATTCTTTCCGATGTGATGCCGCTCGGCGGTGCCTCGGAAAAAGACCTGCTGGAGGTCGCATTCAATCTTGAGCGCCAGTCCGAACACCCCTTTTCTGACGCCCTTCGGAAAAAAGCCGAAGAATTGAGGTTCATGCCTGTTCCGGTAGAGGATTTCCGCGCAATTGTGGGAAAGGGTGTGAGCGGAAAGATTGGCGATGCACGCTATGTGATCGGCAATAGGAGCCTCTATGAAGAGCGTGGAGGAACGCTCGACCAAGCTGTCGCGGAACAATATGAAGCAAGGGCTAAAGCAGGGGCATCCCCGGTGCTTGTCTGGGGGGATGAGGGTATACTGGGTATTCTCGCTTTCAGCGACAAGGTGCGCGACGAATCGCGTGAGGTAGTAAGCAGCCTCAAGGCCATGGGGATTGAGGCTGTCATGATAACGGGCGACAGCATGGAGGGGGCCCAATCGATCAGCGAAAAGGTAGGAATAAAGAGATATTTCTCTCGAGTCCTGCCTGAAAAGAAAGCAGAGATCGTGGAAGATTTCAGAAAGAACGGCGTGACAGTTATGGTGGGGGACGGCATCAACGATGCCCCTTCGCTCGCGGCAGCCGATGTGGGCGTTGCCATGGGCAGAGGAACGGACATCGCCATCGAGTCCGCCGATATTGTGCTTATGAAGGGGCAGCTTTCACGCCTTTTGAGCCTCGTGAGACTCTCAAGGAAGACGCTGCTCGTGATAAAACAGAACCTTTTCTGGGCCTTCATTTACAACGTCCTCGGTATACCCATCGCCTTCGGCGTGCTCTACCCTTTCTTTCACATCAGATTTGAGCCCATTTTCGGAGCGTTTGCCATGGTGGTGAGCTCCATCTCAGTGGTGAGCAACTCGCTCAAGCTCAAGCTGTTCAAGGACTAA
- a CDS encoding methyl-accepting chemotaxis protein yields the protein MIGSTKISKRILSIPTVASGFFAFVLVAVILDWKYVSLGIAIAGIIVCFLVAIFVSKSILTPIRKMNDAVGAVAGGDLTRRVPTGERDELGQVALNFNASLEKLHGILTHFAKDSYVVSSTAYTLDKAYKLMIAGMNDAVAQVNSVATAGEEMSTTSAEIAENCVSAAKSSEKANQSALTGQSVADGTLEVMSRVHTIVNSSAQIIEGLGRRSDEIGGVINLINDIADQTNLLALNAAIEAARAGEHGRGFAVVADEVRKLAEKTTQATKHIGETIKAMQSETQQAVTSMEEGVRTVETGTQEAKKSDGALKDILKQVGTVAAEINQIAVASEQQTATTNELAQNIQRISEAIKQTAENLNQNAGSISQMAELSLDIQKVVTQFKMATEEDGKRMVEKAAAYIKAHGREKAFEEFSNPRGEFVKNGLYIIAQDFNGTILLNGSDRSRLGKNLIDMQDPNGKYFVRETIHVAKTKGSGMVECVYLNAATKTLHPKVYYVQAMEDYVISCGVYK from the coding sequence ATGATTGGAAGCACAAAGATATCAAAACGCATACTCAGTATACCGACTGTAGCATCAGGGTTTTTCGCGTTCGTCCTGGTGGCCGTGATCCTCGATTGGAAGTACGTTTCCCTGGGGATTGCAATCGCCGGCATTATCGTCTGTTTTCTCGTAGCAATCTTCGTATCAAAGAGCATACTCACGCCGATCAGAAAGATGAACGACGCCGTAGGGGCTGTGGCAGGAGGAGATCTCACCAGGCGCGTCCCCACCGGCGAGCGGGATGAATTAGGCCAGGTGGCGCTCAATTTCAACGCCTCCTTAGAGAAGCTGCATGGCATATTAACGCACTTCGCAAAAGACAGCTACGTTGTATCGAGCACCGCTTATACCCTGGACAAAGCATATAAGCTCATGATAGCCGGGATGAATGACGCCGTGGCTCAGGTCAACTCCGTGGCGACCGCCGGCGAGGAGATGTCCACCACATCTGCCGAAATAGCCGAGAATTGCGTGTCTGCGGCCAAAAGCTCGGAAAAGGCAAATCAATCAGCGCTCACCGGTCAGTCTGTGGCAGACGGGACTCTCGAGGTCATGAGCCGCGTACACACTATAGTGAACTCCTCTGCGCAGATCATAGAGGGCTTGGGTAGAAGGTCCGATGAAATAGGGGGCGTCATCAATCTCATTAATGATATTGCGGACCAGACTAACCTGCTCGCCCTGAATGCGGCCATTGAAGCGGCCAGGGCGGGTGAACACGGCAGGGGTTTCGCGGTGGTGGCAGACGAGGTCCGCAAGCTAGCGGAAAAAACAACTCAGGCCACCAAACATATAGGCGAAACGATCAAGGCCATGCAGTCCGAGACGCAACAGGCGGTGACCTCCATGGAAGAGGGGGTCAGAACCGTGGAGACGGGGACCCAGGAAGCCAAAAAGTCCGACGGTGCGCTCAAGGACATTTTGAAACAGGTCGGCACGGTTGCCGCCGAGATAAACCAGATTGCCGTAGCATCTGAGCAACAAACCGCCACGACAAATGAATTAGCCCAGAATATCCAGCGTATATCCGAGGCAATAAAACAGACGGCCGAGAACTTAAACCAGAACGCCGGTTCCATCTCCCAAATGGCCGAACTTTCTCTGGATATACAGAAAGTCGTGACGCAGTTCAAAATGGCTACCGAGGAAGACGGAAAAAGGATGGTCGAAAAAGCAGCCGCTTACATTAAGGCCCACGGAAGAGAGAAAGCATTTGAAGAGTTCAGCAATCCGAGGGGCGAATTTGTAAAGAACGGCCTGTACATCATAGCGCAGGATTTCAACGGAACCATACTGCTCAACGGCTCTGATCGTTCCAGGCTGGGGAAGAACTTGATCGACATGCAGGACCCCAACGGAAAATACTTCGTGAGAGAAACAATCCACGTGGCAAAAACCAAAGGTAGCGGCATGGTCGAATGCGTTTATCTTAATGCGGCCACCAAGACCCTCCACCCGAAGGTCTATTACGTGCAGGCAATGGAAGACTACGTCATCAGTTGCGGCGTATACAAATAA
- a CDS encoding DedA family protein has product MGLINMAIDFVLHIDVHMGEIIRSYGVWTYLLLFLIIFCETGLVVTPFLPGDSLLFAAGAFATRGDLNVLALFGLLASAAILGNSTNYTIGHFVGPKIFHKERVPFLNKEYLNRTHEFYEKYGGKTIIIARFIPIIRTFAPFVAGIGRMTYRRFISRDLVGGISWIGSFTFGGYFFGNIPMIKRNFTIVIFAIIIISVMPAVIEFIRQHTLRKG; this is encoded by the coding sequence ATGGGACTCATTAATATGGCGATCGATTTCGTCCTCCACATCGATGTGCATATGGGGGAGATAATCCGGTCATACGGCGTATGGACGTATCTCTTACTCTTTCTCATAATCTTTTGCGAAACAGGACTCGTAGTAACGCCCTTTTTGCCAGGGGATTCGCTCCTGTTCGCCGCTGGGGCCTTTGCCACGCGGGGCGATTTGAACGTGCTCGCGCTTTTCGGTCTGCTCGCCTCTGCTGCAATCCTCGGAAACAGCACAAATTACACAATAGGTCATTTCGTGGGGCCGAAAATCTTCCACAAGGAACGGGTTCCTTTTTTGAACAAAGAATATCTGAACAGGACCCATGAGTTCTATGAAAAGTACGGGGGCAAGACCATTATCATCGCCCGATTCATCCCCATTATCAGGACCTTCGCCCCTTTTGTGGCGGGCATCGGAAGAATGACCTACAGGCGGTTCATTAGCCGCGATCTGGTGGGCGGCATCTCCTGGATAGGCTCTTTTACCTTTGGCGGCTACTTCTTCGGCAATATTCCTATGATAAAACGGAACTTTACCATTGTCATCTTCGCTATCATTATTATCTCAGTCATGCCCGCGGTCATCGAATTCATCCGCCAGCACACGCTCAGGAAGGGATGA
- a CDS encoding SAM-dependent chlorinase/fluorinase encodes MSTITLLSDFGLHDPYVGIMKGVILSINVHVTVVDITHEIEPGDIREAAFVVDDYWRFFPSDSVHVAIVDPTVGSERRPIVVRRDTHCFVGPDNGIFTLIMDGASEVYAIEKNEFMLKKVSGTFHGRDVFAPAAAHLAQGIAPSSAGEVVHDPVRLDLTPRVENNALKGQVVRIDRFGNAITNIKGEFLKDFANGRPFSVTIADLKFTTLNRSYYESQFTCLAGSSGYIEFGYFKGSFAAIKNIKKGETVSVFL; translated from the coding sequence TTGAGCACGATTACCCTTTTATCCGATTTTGGCTTACACGACCCATACGTGGGCATCATGAAGGGCGTGATTCTCTCCATCAATGTTCACGTGACCGTGGTCGATATTACCCATGAGATAGAGCCTGGGGATATACGCGAGGCGGCCTTTGTCGTAGACGATTACTGGCGATTCTTCCCTTCTGACTCGGTGCATGTGGCTATTGTCGACCCTACGGTCGGAAGCGAACGAAGACCCATCGTGGTACGCAGGGATACCCATTGTTTCGTTGGCCCGGACAACGGCATCTTCACCCTCATCATGGATGGCGCGTCAGAGGTTTATGCTATTGAAAAGAACGAGTTCATGCTCAAGAAGGTAAGCGGGACTTTTCATGGCAGGGATGTCTTCGCACCGGCAGCCGCGCATCTCGCCCAGGGAATTGCACCTTCGTCTGCGGGAGAAGTCGTGCATGATCCCGTCCGCCTTGACCTTACACCCCGGGTGGAGAATAATGCCCTCAAGGGGCAGGTCGTCCGGATCGACCGGTTCGGCAATGCCATCACCAACATTAAAGGCGAATTTTTGAAAGACTTCGCAAATGGCCGCCCTTTTTCTGTGACCATCGCCGATCTCAAGTTCACGACTTTGAACAGGAGTTACTACGAAAGCCAATTTACCTGTCTCGCAGGCAGCTCGGGCTATATCGAATTCGGATATTTCAAGGGGAGCTTCGCGGCGATCAAGAATATAAAAAAGGGCGAGACGGTTTCGGTCTTCCTCTGA
- the mtnA gene encoding S-methyl-5-thioribose-1-phosphate isomerase, with protein sequence MTDHIYWKDGVLYLLDQRLLPFKVTYVKCKDLKDVALAISNMTVRGAPLIGIVAAYGVVLGIKEVMRMKKPVTESNIQTILNKLGHTRPTAVNLFWALQKMARAYENYKGGDDLFQAMLEEAIAIHVDDIENNRMLSLYGAELIDDGDTILTHCNAGALATGGYGTALGVVRAAHESGKKIKVIATETRPYMQGARLTVWELMQEKIPVELIPENHVGLMAMRKGIDKVIVGADRIAKNGDTANKIGTFMLALCAHQFEIPFFVAAPVSTFDPRTQNGTYIDIEERDGNEVKYLKGALLTVKDAKARYFGFDVTPHKLISNFITEKGIIAKPFKKYIPMLFR encoded by the coding sequence ATGACCGATCACATCTACTGGAAAGACGGGGTGTTATACCTCCTTGATCAAAGGCTTCTGCCTTTCAAGGTGACCTACGTAAAATGTAAAGACTTAAAAGACGTGGCTTTAGCCATCAGCAATATGACCGTCCGCGGTGCTCCGCTCATCGGCATCGTGGCCGCCTACGGGGTTGTGCTCGGCATTAAAGAAGTCATGAGGATGAAAAAGCCTGTCACGGAAAGCAACATACAGACAATCCTGAACAAGCTCGGCCATACGCGGCCCACGGCGGTGAACCTCTTCTGGGCCCTGCAGAAGATGGCCCGGGCCTATGAGAACTACAAAGGGGGCGACGATCTTTTTCAAGCCATGCTTGAAGAGGCAATCGCAATCCACGTCGATGACATCGAAAACAACCGCATGCTCTCCCTGTATGGTGCTGAACTAATCGATGACGGCGACACGATCCTTACGCACTGCAACGCCGGGGCCTTGGCGACCGGAGGGTATGGCACGGCGCTGGGAGTGGTCAGGGCGGCCCACGAATCGGGAAAGAAGATCAAGGTCATCGCCACGGAGACGCGCCCTTACATGCAGGGCGCACGACTCACCGTCTGGGAGCTCATGCAGGAAAAGATCCCTGTTGAGCTTATCCCTGAGAACCACGTGGGACTCATGGCCATGAGGAAAGGCATCGATAAGGTGATCGTGGGCGCAGACCGTATCGCCAAAAATGGCGACACAGCAAATAAGATCGGGACATTTATGCTGGCCCTTTGTGCACACCAGTTTGAGATTCCTTTTTTTGTTGCCGCACCGGTTTCTACCTTCGACCCGCGCACACAGAACGGAACGTACATCGATATCGAGGAAAGGGATGGCAATGAAGTAAAATACCTTAAGGGCGCATTGCTTACGGTAAAGGACGCCAAGGCTCGCTACTTCGGTTTCGACGTAACACCGCACAAGCTCATCTCGAATTTTATTACCGAAAAAGGAATTATCGCAAAGCCCTTCAAGAAGTACATCCCCATGCTCTTTCGGTAA